From a region of the Synechococcus sp. RS9916 genome:
- a CDS encoding carboxylesterase produces the protein MGIGRLASPAPLSMVGGPVTVVLVHGFTGSPAEMTLLAEALHAHGYSVEVPLLEGHGTRLDDLVPMRPQQWIDQLDALIEQELTRGQQVVLGGLSMGSILALQAAVRWPQIRGLLLFSPPIGSRDWRRFFAPVLTRLVTSVPKPPSGYVDPATADRLWSYDRYPVVCSSLVLQMIARVRSQLAEVSQPLLVMASRRDNVVTERGVRLLIRRVASATKQLVWLERSSHGLTADAEWPLVCEQSLAFLQSLGLNQT, from the coding sequence ATGGGGATCGGTCGACTTGCCAGCCCTGCTCCCCTCTCGATGGTCGGTGGTCCGGTCACGGTGGTGCTGGTGCATGGTTTCACCGGCTCGCCCGCTGAGATGACGCTGCTGGCTGAGGCGCTCCATGCCCACGGCTACAGCGTTGAGGTGCCTCTGCTGGAGGGCCATGGCACCCGGCTGGACGATTTGGTGCCCATGCGCCCCCAGCAGTGGATTGATCAGTTGGATGCGCTGATCGAGCAGGAGCTCACCCGTGGGCAGCAGGTGGTGCTTGGTGGATTGTCGATGGGCTCGATCCTGGCGCTCCAGGCCGCTGTGCGCTGGCCTCAGATCCGAGGTTTGCTTCTGTTTTCTCCGCCGATCGGAAGCCGCGACTGGCGTCGTTTCTTTGCGCCCGTGCTGACTCGCTTGGTCACGTCCGTACCTAAGCCCCCCAGTGGTTATGTCGACCCTGCGACTGCCGATCGGTTGTGGTCCTACGACCGTTATCCAGTGGTCTGCAGCAGTTTGGTGTTGCAGATGATCGCCAGGGTGCGCAGCCAGTTGGCGGAGGTCAGCCAACCCCTGTTGGTGATGGCGAGTCGGCGCGACAACGTGGTGACTGAGCGTGGCGTGCGCCTGTTGATCCGCCGGGTGGCCTCGGCCACGAAACAGCTGGTGTGGCTTGAGCGCAGCAGCCATGGTCTCACGGCTGATGCGGAATGGCCTCTGGTGTGTGAGCAGAGCCTGGCCTTTCTTCAGTCGCTTGGGCTGAATCAAACCTGA
- a CDS encoding DUF1651 domain-containing protein — translation MPKKNQPLVDRHPQKEGEGWLLNEQEQLMVCFRNTLPSAHGKWVEVETRPLRGGGQAVVRRMLRHNAIEAWINLQKTGWVRCQPRC, via the coding sequence ATGCCAAAGAAGAATCAGCCACTTGTTGACCGTCACCCGCAGAAAGAAGGGGAAGGCTGGCTGCTGAACGAGCAGGAACAACTGATGGTCTGCTTCCGCAACACGCTGCCATCAGCGCATGGCAAGTGGGTTGAGGTCGAGACACGCCCTCTTCGCGGTGGTGGCCAAGCGGTCGTCAGACGAATGCTGCGTCACAACGCCATCGAGGCCTGGATCAACCTGCAAAAAACAGGCTGGGTGCGCTGTCAGCCAAGGTGCTGA
- a CDS encoding Nif11-like leader peptide family natural product precursor, whose translation MSEEQLKAFLEKVKGDTSLQEKLKAAADSDAVLAIAKAAGFTITTEDLNSHRQNLTEDELEGVAGGGNNHLSHGPVPVPCTYIGGC comes from the coding sequence ATGTCAGAAGAGCAACTCAAAGCCTTCCTAGAAAAGGTCAAAGGCGACACCAGCCTTCAGGAGAAGCTGAAAGCGGCTGCTGATTCCGATGCAGTTCTTGCGATTGCAAAGGCTGCAGGGTTCACGATCACCACAGAAGACCTAAACTCTCATAGACAAAATCTGACTGAGGATGAGCTTGAGGGTGTGGCTGGGGGCGGCAATAATCACCTCAGCCATGGACCAGTCCCAGTCCCCTGTACCTATATCGGTGGATGTTAG
- a CDS encoding DUF4278 domain-containing protein has translation MTLTYRGQQYAQHNAPAAGTVTLTYRGKHYGQHKGVVTNTHRVGTYRGARFEK, from the coding sequence ATGACTCTGACCTATCGCGGCCAGCAGTACGCACAGCACAACGCTCCAGCCGCTGGAACCGTGACGCTCACCTATCGCGGCAAGCACTACGGACAGCACAAGGGTGTGGTCACCAACACCCATCGTGTTGGGACTTATCGCGGTGCTCGCTTCGAGAAGTGA
- a CDS encoding iron-containing redox enzyme family protein, whose product MDSLSQPLQQRLRAIGTTQQFADGDQVMARGEVTTQLYVVEEGELLAQTRDASVPVASGEVVGEMAFLDNRPRTATVVASGPVRLRAIDREPCFQAFSDQPLLLNELISALSSLQRHRLQRDAETDQRSSTQLVDDLSEAALQHRAVRHPYLQALAAGHLPDLRFALEDFARHYYGYSAHFPRYLTALISCLEDPDHRQALLENLTEESGVYEQEELDELAAIGIQPEWIVGIPHPELFQRFRRALGVANTAVQDDHIEVLCWREMFLAILTNGSPAEAVGALGLGTETIVQTLYQPFVTAINGLGAIEARDAVFFPLHTAVDDHHQATLKQVAAAYAVDPQGRADLAKGMVKALSLRDAFWNWLHQRALDPDRTRGLAATTGL is encoded by the coding sequence GTGGATTCCCTGTCTCAGCCGCTTCAACAGCGGTTGCGCGCGATCGGAACAACGCAGCAGTTCGCCGATGGCGATCAGGTGATGGCTCGCGGAGAGGTGACCACCCAGCTGTATGTGGTGGAGGAAGGAGAACTGCTGGCTCAGACCCGTGATGCATCGGTGCCTGTTGCCAGCGGTGAAGTGGTGGGTGAGATGGCGTTTCTCGACAACCGCCCGCGCACGGCGACGGTCGTGGCGTCTGGACCGGTGCGCTTGCGTGCCATCGACCGGGAGCCCTGTTTCCAAGCCTTCAGTGATCAGCCTCTGCTGCTGAACGAATTGATCAGTGCGCTCAGTTCGCTGCAGCGTCACCGCCTCCAGCGTGATGCGGAAACGGATCAGCGCAGCAGCACCCAGCTGGTCGACGACCTCTCTGAAGCGGCGCTTCAGCATCGGGCGGTGCGTCATCCCTACCTGCAGGCTCTGGCCGCCGGCCACTTGCCCGACCTGCGTTTTGCGCTGGAGGATTTTGCGCGCCATTACTACGGCTATTCCGCCCACTTCCCCCGTTACCTCACGGCTTTGATTTCCTGCCTGGAGGATCCGGACCACCGCCAGGCTCTGCTTGAGAATCTCACTGAGGAAAGTGGTGTGTATGAGCAGGAGGAACTCGACGAATTAGCAGCGATCGGGATTCAGCCCGAATGGATCGTGGGGATTCCGCACCCGGAGTTGTTTCAACGTTTCCGTCGGGCTTTGGGGGTCGCCAATACCGCGGTGCAAGACGACCACATTGAGGTGTTGTGCTGGCGGGAGATGTTTCTGGCGATCCTCACCAATGGCTCACCGGCAGAGGCGGTGGGGGCGCTGGGGTTGGGCACAGAAACGATTGTGCAAACCCTGTACCAACCGTTCGTGACGGCGATCAATGGCCTTGGTGCGATAGAAGCGCGCGATGCCGTGTTCTTCCCGTTGCACACCGCCGTCGACGACCACCACCAGGCCACGCTGAAGCAGGTGGCAGCCGCCTATGCCGTGGATCCCCAGGGGCGTGCTGATCTGGCCAAAGGCATGGTGAAAGCCCTCAGCCTCCGGGATGCCTTCTGGAATTGGCTGCATCAACGGGCCCTTGATCCAGACCGCACCCGTGGCCTTGCTGCTACCACCGGGTTATGA
- a CDS encoding TauD/TfdA family dioxygenase, with protein MNCASASNTPLKPWLAADLAESQQWIVAADPELALLSTEALQAWFAPARDQLLHGYGVVLIRGLSPQPESTFRRLYLALGRCLGTPDGTYGELYDVTDSGQSYLTKAIPVSQTRAATSMHTDSSRLETHPRWVGLACVQQAPVGGGSRLASALAVHNHLKASDPRSLERLQRSFARDVVTPGAVDPLALIAHNRFPVFSTDTDGPTLRYMRYWIEKGHQRLGQPLDANDLRAFDALDAALNHPRFCHSFQLQEGDILLIDNHKLVHDREAYEDDPHRPRRLIRLWLNQTP; from the coding sequence ATGAACTGTGCATCTGCGAGCAACACCCCGTTGAAGCCCTGGCTTGCCGCTGATCTGGCGGAGTCGCAGCAGTGGATCGTGGCGGCGGATCCAGAGCTGGCTTTGCTGTCAACCGAGGCCTTGCAGGCCTGGTTCGCACCGGCCCGGGATCAGCTGTTGCACGGCTACGGCGTGGTGTTGATTCGTGGGTTGTCGCCGCAACCGGAGTCGACGTTCCGTCGCCTTTATCTCGCTTTAGGTCGGTGTCTTGGCACTCCCGATGGCACCTACGGCGAGCTCTACGACGTCACCGACAGTGGCCAGTCGTATCTCACCAAGGCCATCCCCGTCTCCCAGACGCGGGCTGCCACCTCGATGCACACCGATAGCTCTCGGCTCGAAACGCACCCCCGCTGGGTTGGTTTGGCCTGCGTGCAGCAGGCGCCGGTGGGGGGTGGGTCCCGTCTGGCGTCGGCGCTGGCGGTGCATAACCACCTCAAGGCGAGCGACCCCAGAAGCCTGGAGCGCTTGCAGCGCAGCTTTGCCCGTGATGTGGTCACGCCCGGCGCCGTGGACCCTTTGGCTCTGATCGCCCACAACCGCTTCCCCGTGTTCAGCACAGACACGGATGGCCCCACCCTGCGCTACATGCGCTACTGGATTGAGAAGGGGCATCAGCGCCTGGGGCAGCCCCTCGACGCGAACGACCTGCGCGCTTTTGATGCCCTCGATGCCGCCCTCAATCACCCCCGTTTCTGCCACAGCTTCCAGCTGCAGGAGGGCGACATCCTGCTGATTGACAACCACAAATTGGTGCATGACAGGGAGGCCTACGAGGACGATCCGCACAGGCCGCGGCGTCTGATTCGTCTCTGGTTGAACCAAACCCCTTGA
- a CDS encoding potassium channel family protein translates to MRSLRSRIRNTSREGVYELLLGLCLMVLISFAFPSFTWMGSIGYSLIALVLTQLVVLHAQRKTWRDHLYQVLGVAALVSQVIWTLTPVRLTSSGVPLVLSWSVLVSWSVVRLVESLANERKVNSSMLMGAAAGYLLIGLAAGLVMSAVETIQPNSFEPLDLPLQSLSGHYSTVLETAPVFSRINYFAFVCLTTVGFGDITPNLPLARMISVCTSIAGPLYLAVVMGVLISRYTGDVEEEDAATADRERTGRRSGRSTKRNSRDRGSRTRPGRDRGRRP, encoded by the coding sequence ATGAGGTCACTGCGCAGCCGAATCCGTAACACCTCCCGCGAAGGGGTGTACGAGCTGCTGTTGGGCCTCTGCCTGATGGTGCTGATCAGCTTTGCGTTTCCCTCCTTCACCTGGATGGGGTCGATCGGCTATTCCCTAATCGCTTTGGTGCTCACCCAACTGGTGGTGCTGCACGCGCAACGCAAAACCTGGCGCGATCACCTCTACCAAGTGCTCGGGGTGGCGGCCCTGGTGAGCCAGGTGATCTGGACGCTGACCCCCGTGCGGCTGACCAGCAGCGGCGTGCCGTTGGTGCTGAGCTGGAGTGTGTTGGTCTCCTGGAGCGTGGTGCGGCTGGTGGAAAGCCTGGCCAACGAGCGCAAGGTGAACAGCTCGATGCTGATGGGGGCGGCAGCGGGCTACCTGCTGATCGGCCTGGCCGCTGGGCTGGTGATGAGTGCAGTGGAGACGATTCAACCCAACAGTTTTGAACCCCTCGATCTGCCCCTTCAAAGCCTGAGTGGTCACTACAGCACCGTGCTGGAAACGGCACCGGTGTTTTCCCGCATCAACTACTTCGCCTTTGTCTGCCTCACCACCGTTGGATTTGGGGACATCACCCCCAACCTGCCGTTAGCGCGGATGATTTCGGTGTGCACCTCGATTGCAGGGCCGCTGTATCTGGCGGTGGTGATGGGGGTGTTGATCAGCCGCTACACCGGAGATGTGGAAGAAGAAGATGCGGCAACTGCCGACCGGGAACGGACCGGTCGGCGATCGGGTCGCAGCACTAAGCGCAACAGCCGTGATCGCGGCAGCCGGACTCGCCCTGGCCGTGATCGCGGCAGGCGGCCCTAG
- the argF gene encoding ornithine carbamoyltransferase — protein MVSASQGVASVLSPLSGRDFLSSEDANAEQTAALLTLAAQLKSGDRRIDLGNRVLGLIFTKASTRTRVSFQVAMARLGGQTVDLNPQVTQLGRGEPLEDTARVLSRFCDALAIRTFAQQELVDYAHWASIPVINALTDLEHPCQALADFLTMQEAFGDLQGQTLAYVGDGNNVAHSLMICGALLGVNVRIGCPDGFEPLPGVLDQARALAVGGAQITVTSDPVAAVRGAQALYTDVWASMGQEQEQAERERAFQGFCLNEDLLAEADSRAIVLHCLPAHRGEEISAGVMEGPASRIFDQAENRLHAQQALLAALMGGL, from the coding sequence ATGGTCAGCGCCTCTCAGGGTGTTGCTTCTGTTCTCTCCCCTCTGAGCGGCAGGGATTTCCTCTCATCAGAGGATGCGAATGCTGAGCAGACCGCGGCGCTGTTGACCCTGGCCGCCCAGCTGAAATCAGGGGACCGGCGCATTGACCTGGGCAATCGGGTGCTGGGGCTGATCTTCACCAAGGCCTCCACCCGCACCCGGGTCAGCTTTCAGGTGGCGATGGCACGGCTGGGTGGTCAGACCGTGGATCTCAACCCTCAGGTCACCCAACTGGGCCGCGGCGAGCCCTTGGAAGACACCGCTCGGGTGCTGAGTCGGTTCTGTGATGCCCTGGCGATCCGCACCTTCGCGCAGCAAGAGCTGGTGGATTATGCCCATTGGGCCTCGATTCCGGTGATCAATGCCCTCACTGATCTGGAGCACCCCTGCCAAGCCCTGGCCGATTTCCTCACCATGCAGGAAGCCTTTGGCGATCTGCAGGGCCAGACCCTGGCCTACGTGGGAGATGGCAACAACGTGGCCCACTCGCTGATGATCTGCGGCGCTCTGCTTGGGGTGAATGTGCGCATTGGCTGCCCGGATGGGTTTGAGCCCTTGCCGGGGGTGCTCGACCAAGCACGCGCATTGGCTGTGGGTGGTGCTCAGATCACCGTCACCAGCGATCCAGTGGCGGCTGTGCGAGGAGCCCAGGCGCTGTACACCGATGTGTGGGCTTCCATGGGCCAGGAGCAGGAGCAGGCTGAGCGGGAAAGGGCCTTCCAGGGCTTCTGCCTGAACGAAGACCTGCTGGCGGAGGCTGATTCCCGCGCGATCGTGCTGCACTGCCTGCCGGCCCACCGCGGCGAGGAGATCAGTGCCGGGGTGATGGAAGGCCCAGCAAGCCGCATCTTTGATCAGGCAGAAAATCGCCTCCATGCGCAGCAGGCCCTGCTGGCTGCATTGATGGGCGGCCTCTGA
- a CDS encoding class I SAM-dependent methyltransferase: MTKPASTEQLYDRHASTWNRQEPVLLSDYTARPRVLERLGSVAGLHIWDLGCGEGFMGRQLLPQRPAGVEGIDLSREMVEAARRQAGAGGEDQGGPLRYRVGDLSQVDQLPSGPCDLAIAVFLFNYLSLSATTAVLRHVHQSLRPGGRFLFTVPHPSLAYLRPQQPPFFFDPADHTYLEASDQLLEGRIWRRDGGSTPVRCVHKTMADYLRAVAEAGWTSLPYLDELGVTAEHLALDPAFFGPLKGMPLHLLFELKR, encoded by the coding sequence ATGACCAAGCCTGCGTCGACTGAGCAGCTCTACGACCGCCATGCCAGCACCTGGAATCGCCAGGAGCCGGTACTGCTGAGTGACTACACAGCTCGCCCTCGGGTGCTGGAGCGCTTGGGTTCTGTGGCTGGCTTGCACATCTGGGACCTGGGCTGCGGTGAAGGGTTCATGGGCCGCCAGCTGCTGCCTCAGCGTCCCGCTGGTGTGGAGGGGATCGATCTGTCACGGGAGATGGTGGAGGCGGCGCGGCGTCAGGCCGGAGCGGGCGGAGAGGATCAGGGCGGCCCGCTGCGCTACAGGGTTGGGGATCTGTCCCAGGTGGATCAGTTGCCCTCCGGGCCATGCGATCTGGCGATTGCGGTGTTTCTGTTCAATTACCTCTCCCTGTCTGCCACGACAGCGGTGCTGCGCCACGTGCACCAGAGCTTGCGGCCGGGAGGTCGCTTCCTGTTCACCGTTCCCCATCCCTCGCTGGCCTATCTGAGGCCGCAGCAGCCACCCTTCTTTTTCGATCCGGCCGACCACACCTATCTGGAGGCTAGTGATCAATTGTTGGAGGGGCGCATCTGGCGGCGTGATGGGGGTTCTACGCCAGTGCGGTGCGTGCACAAAACCATGGCCGACTACCTGCGGGCCGTGGCAGAGGCGGGCTGGACCAGCCTTCCCTATCTCGATGAGCTGGGGGTGACCGCAGAGCACCTGGCGCTTGATCCCGCTTTCTTCGGGCCGTTGAAAGGGATGCCGCTTCATCTGCTCTTTGAGCTGAAGCGATGA
- a CDS encoding cupin domain-containing protein — protein sequence MPDLTSTPPLPSGPLPSVQSPSRPCPSLPDALGPLLQRMAPHQPAQPEASVCLWRPGAEPGEGQLRYANRDAKRGIDFCVEDNPFAAEVLDPRVVRIAPGACNEKHRHAHESLFVVLSGSAEIQIGDQTHRLERGAVAFVPRWVVHQTCNPSEQQPLMLLAITDFGLTSTVLGDYDARTRLRHNGEDVA from the coding sequence ATGCCTGATCTCACCTCCACACCACCACTGCCGTCAGGGCCACTGCCGTCTGTGCAATCGCCGTCACGACCATGCCCGTCGCTGCCGGATGCTCTCGGACCGCTGCTCCAGCGGATGGCTCCCCACCAGCCGGCCCAACCGGAGGCCAGCGTTTGTCTGTGGCGACCGGGTGCGGAGCCTGGTGAGGGTCAGCTGCGTTATGCCAATCGCGACGCGAAGCGGGGGATCGATTTCTGCGTCGAAGACAACCCCTTTGCTGCTGAGGTGCTCGATCCGCGCGTGGTGCGCATTGCCCCCGGTGCCTGCAACGAGAAGCATCGCCATGCCCATGAATCACTGTTTGTGGTGCTTTCGGGTTCGGCAGAGATCCAGATCGGTGATCAGACCCATCGGCTGGAGCGTGGCGCGGTGGCCTTTGTGCCCCGCTGGGTGGTGCATCAAACCTGCAACCCATCTGAGCAGCAGCCGTTGATGCTGCTGGCCATCACCGATTTCGGGCTGACCAGCACGGTTCTTGGTGATTACGACGCGCGCACTCGGCTGCGCCACAACGGGGAGGACGTCGCGTGA
- the ftsH gene encoding ATP-dependent zinc metalloprotease FtsH produces the protein MAIREDDNQPNRRFGIINLVLIGFGVLLLISSFLPNQGMQQVPRVPYSLFIDQVNDGAVKRAFITQDQIRYELNAPEEGAPSVLATTPIFDMDLPQRLEAKGVEFAAAPPKKPNIFTTILSWVVPPLIFILVLQFFARRSMGAGGAQGALNFTKSKAKVYVPDEQSRITFADVAGVDEAKDELTEIVDFLKSSERYTEIGARIPKGVLLVGPPGTGKTLLSKAVAGEAGVPFFIISGSEFVELFVGAGAARVRDLFEQAKKNAPCIIFIDELDAIGKSRSGSMGVVGGNDEREQTLNQLLTEMDGFASKDKPVIVLAATNQPEVLDAALLRPGRFDRQVLVDRPDLSGRKTILDIYAKKVKLAEGVDLDRIAQATSGFAGADLANLVNEAALLAARAKRTKVEQQDLGEAIERVVAGLEKKSRVLQDDEKKVVAYHEVGHAIVGHLMPGGSKVAKISIVPRGMSALGYTLQLPTEERFLNSREDLEGQIATLLGGRSAEEIVFGKITTGAANDLQRATDIAEQMVGTYGMSETLGPLAYDKQGGGRFLGGNNNPRRTVSDATAQAIDSEVRGLVDRAHEQALGILRHNMALLETISQKILEKEVIEGDELKEMLSASVMPG, from the coding sequence ATGGCGATTCGCGAGGATGACAATCAGCCGAACAGGCGATTCGGCATCATCAACCTGGTATTGATCGGTTTCGGGGTGTTGCTGCTGATCAGCAGCTTCCTGCCGAATCAGGGGATGCAGCAGGTGCCTCGGGTGCCCTATTCCTTATTCATTGATCAGGTCAATGACGGGGCTGTGAAGCGCGCCTTCATCACCCAGGATCAGATCCGTTACGAGCTCAATGCTCCCGAAGAAGGGGCGCCGTCGGTGCTGGCCACCACGCCGATTTTCGATATGGATCTGCCGCAGCGCCTGGAAGCCAAAGGCGTTGAATTTGCGGCCGCTCCTCCCAAGAAGCCCAATATTTTCACCACCATCCTCAGCTGGGTTGTCCCCCCGCTGATCTTCATCCTGGTGCTGCAGTTCTTTGCCCGCCGCTCCATGGGCGCCGGCGGTGCTCAGGGTGCCTTGAACTTCACCAAGAGCAAGGCCAAGGTCTACGTGCCTGATGAGCAGTCGCGCATCACCTTTGCCGATGTGGCCGGAGTGGATGAGGCCAAAGACGAACTCACGGAGATCGTCGATTTCCTCAAGTCATCCGAGCGTTACACCGAGATCGGCGCCCGCATTCCCAAGGGTGTGTTGCTGGTGGGCCCCCCCGGCACTGGTAAGACCCTGCTTTCTAAAGCTGTTGCTGGTGAAGCAGGCGTTCCCTTCTTCATCATCAGCGGCTCGGAATTCGTCGAGCTGTTTGTCGGTGCAGGTGCGGCCCGGGTGCGCGACCTGTTCGAGCAGGCCAAGAAGAACGCTCCCTGCATCATCTTCATCGACGAACTTGATGCCATCGGCAAGAGCCGTTCCGGCTCCATGGGTGTGGTCGGCGGCAACGATGAGCGTGAGCAGACCCTTAACCAGCTGCTCACCGAAATGGATGGCTTTGCCTCCAAAGACAAGCCGGTGATCGTGCTTGCTGCCACCAACCAACCTGAAGTGTTGGATGCCGCTCTGCTGCGTCCGGGTCGCTTCGATCGCCAGGTGTTGGTGGACCGCCCCGACCTGTCGGGCCGCAAGACCATCCTCGACATCTACGCCAAGAAGGTGAAGCTGGCCGAAGGCGTTGATCTCGACCGCATCGCCCAGGCCACCAGTGGCTTCGCCGGTGCCGATCTGGCCAACCTGGTGAATGAAGCAGCACTGCTTGCCGCCCGTGCCAAGCGCACCAAGGTGGAGCAGCAGGATCTCGGCGAAGCGATCGAACGGGTGGTTGCGGGTCTGGAGAAGAAGAGCCGTGTGCTCCAAGACGACGAGAAGAAGGTGGTGGCCTACCACGAAGTGGGCCACGCGATCGTGGGACACCTGATGCCCGGCGGCAGCAAGGTGGCCAAGATTTCGATCGTGCCCCGCGGCATGAGTGCCCTGGGGTACACCCTGCAGCTGCCCACCGAAGAGCGTTTCCTCAACTCCCGCGAAGACCTCGAAGGACAGATCGCCACCCTGCTTGGGGGCCGCTCCGCTGAGGAAATCGTGTTCGGGAAGATCACCACGGGTGCCGCCAACGACCTTCAGCGGGCGACAGACATCGCTGAGCAGATGGTGGGCACTTACGGCATGAGTGAAACCCTTGGCCCCCTCGCTTACGACAAGCAGGGCGGTGGTCGTTTCCTGGGGGGCAACAACAACCCTCGCCGCACGGTGAGTGACGCCACGGCCCAGGCGATCGATAGCGAGGTGCGTGGTCTGGTGGACCGGGCCCATGAGCAGGCCCTCGGCATCCTGCGCCACAACATGGCCCTGCTGGAAACCATCTCCCAGAAGATCCTCGAGAAAGAGGTGATCGAGGGTGATGAGCTCAAGGAGATGCTCTCCGCCAGCGTGATGCCCGGCTGA
- a CDS encoding Nif11-like leader peptide family natural product precursor: MSEEQLKAFLEKVKADTSVQEKLKAASDADAVVAIAKAAGFTITTEDLNSHRQNLTEDELEGVAGGGCKLGSFVTYTLMCRWATHCVGLGC, translated from the coding sequence ATGTCTGAAGAGCAACTCAAAGCGTTCCTGGAGAAGGTCAAAGCAGACACCAGCGTTCAGGAGAAGCTGAAAGCTGCTTCGGATGCTGATGCAGTAGTTGCGATTGCAAAGGCTGCAGGGTTCACGATCACCACAGAAGACCTAAACTCACATAGACAAAATCTGACTGAGGATGAGCTTGAGGGTGTGGCTGGGGGAGGGTGTAAGCTTGGCTCTTTTGTGACATATACATTAATGTGTCGCTGGGCGACTCATTGTGTGGGCTTGGGTTGCTGA
- the lexA gene encoding transcriptional repressor LexA, translated as MSAGTPEPLTPAQQELYDWLSDYIGANHHSPSIRQMMQAMGLRSPAPVQSRLRHLQQKGWITWQEGQARTLQLLGGLASGIPVLGAVAAGGLVETFDDVQERLDLAPVLETQGLFALTVNGDSMVDAHIADGDVVLMEPVLEASRLREGTIVSALVPGSGTTLKHFHRSKGTIRLEAANPAYEPIVLPVDQVQVQGKLVAVWRQV; from the coding sequence GTGTCTGCTGGAACCCCTGAGCCCCTCACGCCCGCACAACAGGAGCTGTACGACTGGCTCTCGGATTACATCGGTGCCAATCACCACAGTCCGTCGATCCGGCAGATGATGCAGGCCATGGGCCTGCGCTCTCCTGCGCCGGTGCAGAGCCGTTTGCGCCATCTTCAGCAGAAAGGGTGGATCACCTGGCAGGAAGGCCAGGCGCGCACGTTGCAGCTGCTGGGAGGGCTGGCGTCCGGCATTCCCGTGCTCGGTGCTGTCGCTGCTGGTGGCCTTGTGGAGACCTTTGATGATGTCCAGGAACGCCTGGACCTGGCACCAGTTTTGGAGACTCAGGGGCTTTTCGCCCTCACCGTGAATGGTGATTCGATGGTCGATGCCCATATCGCCGATGGCGATGTGGTGTTGATGGAGCCCGTGTTGGAGGCCTCCCGTTTGCGGGAGGGCACCATCGTGAGTGCTCTGGTGCCCGGGAGTGGCACCACCCTCAAGCACTTCCATCGCAGTAAGGGCACGATCCGCCTAGAGGCTGCTAATCCCGCCTATGAGCCGATTGTGTTGCCTGTGGATCAGGTGCAAGTGCAGGGCAAGCTGGTGGCGGTCTGGCGCCAGGTCTGA